From the Gramella sp. Hel_I_59 genome, one window contains:
- a CDS encoding ribonuclease HII gives MLKSYDKSKLVAGTDEAGRGCLAGPVTAAAIILPKNFKNKLLNDSKVLSLKNRNLLRNLIHENSFDFAVTHVFMEEIDEVNILNASITAMQRSIIKLKTKPDCIIVDGNRFKPLDSIPHECIIKGDGKFLSIAAASVLAKTHRDEYMEKIHEEFPMYNWKKNKGYPTREHRAAIEKYGITKYHRKSFKLLPDQLKIEF, from the coding sequence ATGCTAAAATCTTATGATAAATCAAAACTTGTGGCGGGAACCGATGAAGCCGGACGGGGCTGCCTCGCAGGGCCTGTCACTGCTGCTGCCATCATTTTACCTAAGAACTTTAAAAACAAGCTTTTGAATGATTCCAAGGTCCTGAGTCTAAAAAATAGGAACCTTTTAAGAAATCTAATTCATGAAAATTCCTTCGATTTTGCAGTGACCCATGTTTTTATGGAAGAAATCGATGAAGTAAATATTTTGAACGCATCAATTACGGCGATGCAGAGGTCTATCATAAAATTGAAGACCAAACCAGATTGTATTATTGTTGATGGAAACAGATTTAAACCCCTGGACTCCATACCACACGAGTGCATTATAAAAGGTGATGGTAAGTTTCTTAGCATTGCAGCGGCTTCTGTTCTGGCAAAAACCCACCGCGATGAGTATATGGAAAAGATCCATGAAGAATTCCCTATGTACAATTGGAAAAAGAATAAGGGGTACCCTACCAGGGAACATCGTGCAGCTATCGAAAAGTATGGTATTACCAAATATCACCGGAAAAGTTTTAAACTCCTCCCCGATCAATTGAAGATTGAATTCTAA
- the lysS gene encoding lysine--tRNA ligase: MQQLSEQEQIRREKLSAIRKAGINPYPADLFPVDHTTTKIKEEFAEGKKVVIAGRLMSRRIQGKASFAELQDSNGKIQVYFNRDEICTGDDKAKYNDFYKKWLDIGDFIGIEGELFKTQVGEMTVMVKDFHLLSKSLRPLPLPKTDKDGNTYDGFTDPEHRYRQRYADLAVNPKVKEVFVKRTKLFNAMRNFFNDKGYFEVETPILQPIPGGAAAKPFVSHHNALDIPLYLRIANELYLKRLIVGGFDGVYEFSKNFRNEGMDRTHNPEFTAMEIYVAYKDYNWMMEFTENLLEHCAMAVNGKTEATFGKHNVDFKAPYKRVTMTDAIKQFTDFDITEKSEKELYEAATKMGIDVDETMGKGKLIDEIFGEKCEGNFIQPTFITDYPKEMSPLCKTHRDNPELTERFELMVCGKEIANAYSELNDPIDQRERFEEQLKLSEKGDDEAMFIDNDFLRALEYGMPPTSGLGIGMDRLIMFLTNNQSIQEVLFFPQMKPEKKQVELSEEEKSVYTLLKDDQVHDMNLVKERSGLSNKKWDKALKSLRKHKMIEVYKEGEVLSIKIA, translated from the coding sequence ATGCAGCAGTTATCAGAACAGGAACAAATTAGACGTGAGAAATTATCGGCGATACGCAAAGCCGGAATTAATCCATATCCAGCCGATCTTTTCCCGGTAGATCATACTACCACAAAGATCAAGGAAGAATTTGCTGAAGGTAAAAAGGTGGTGATCGCCGGAAGACTTATGTCAAGAAGGATCCAGGGGAAAGCATCTTTTGCTGAACTTCAGGATTCCAATGGTAAGATACAGGTGTATTTTAACCGTGACGAAATTTGTACTGGTGATGATAAAGCGAAATACAATGATTTCTATAAAAAATGGCTTGATATTGGCGATTTTATAGGAATTGAGGGAGAGTTATTCAAAACTCAGGTAGGAGAAATGACCGTTATGGTGAAAGATTTTCACCTGTTGAGTAAGTCATTGCGACCACTTCCACTTCCAAAAACAGATAAGGACGGGAATACCTACGATGGTTTTACAGATCCTGAACACCGCTATAGACAACGTTATGCAGATCTTGCGGTAAATCCTAAGGTGAAAGAGGTTTTTGTAAAGCGTACGAAACTTTTCAATGCAATGCGAAATTTCTTTAATGACAAAGGATATTTTGAAGTTGAAACGCCAATACTTCAGCCAATTCCAGGTGGAGCAGCTGCAAAACCTTTTGTATCGCATCATAACGCCTTGGATATACCACTATACTTAAGAATTGCGAACGAGCTATATCTTAAAAGATTGATTGTTGGTGGATTTGATGGTGTATATGAGTTTTCTAAAAACTTCAGAAATGAAGGGATGGATAGAACTCACAATCCTGAATTCACGGCAATGGAAATTTACGTGGCTTATAAGGATTATAATTGGATGATGGAATTTACCGAAAACCTGCTCGAGCATTGCGCCATGGCGGTGAATGGTAAAACTGAAGCTACCTTCGGAAAGCATAACGTAGATTTCAAAGCTCCGTACAAACGGGTTACGATGACGGATGCTATCAAACAGTTTACTGATTTTGATATTACCGAGAAATCTGAAAAAGAGCTATATGAGGCAGCCACTAAAATGGGCATCGATGTAGACGAAACGATGGGTAAAGGAAAACTGATCGATGAGATCTTTGGAGAAAAGTGTGAAGGAAACTTTATACAGCCAACTTTCATCACAGATTATCCTAAGGAGATGAGTCCACTTTGTAAGACTCATCGCGATAACCCTGAGCTTACAGAACGTTTTGAATTGATGGTTTGTGGTAAGGAGATCGCAAATGCATACTCCGAGTTAAACGATCCTATCGACCAGAGAGAACGCTTTGAAGAGCAATTGAAACTATCAGAAAAAGGAGATGATGAGGCGATGTTTATCGATAATGATTTTCTTCGCGCACTGGAATACGGAATGCCTCCAACATCGGGACTTGGAATCGGGATGGACCGGTTGATCATGTTCTTAACCAACAACCAGTCGATACAGGAAGTATTGTTTTTCCCTCAAATGAAACCTGAAAAGAAACAGGTCGAACTTTCAGAAGAAGAAAAGTCGGTTTATACCTTATTGAAAGATGACCAGGTTCATGATATGAATTTAGTGAAAGAGAGAAGTGGATTGAGCAATAAGAAATGGGATAAAGCCTTAAAATCTCTTCGGAAGCACAAAATGATCGAAGTGTATAAAGAAGGTGAAGTTCTTAGCATCAAGATTGCTTAG
- the lipB gene encoding lipoyl(octanoyl) transferase LipB — MNKEVEVRNLGSKDYKETWDYQEQLFKDTLDQKIRNRRQNENIATRNYLLLVEHPHVYTLGKSGDHTNLLLTEEQLEKKNASFYKINRGGDITYHGPGQIVGYPILDLDNFFTDIHKYLRLLEEMVILTLAEYGIKSERSPGETGVWLDVGTPFARKICAMGVRASRWVTMHGFALNVNADLGYFDHIIPCGIKDKAVTSLNVELGQKEVAMAEVQQKLMKHFSQLFEAELV, encoded by the coding sequence ATGAATAAGGAAGTTGAAGTTAGAAACCTGGGCAGCAAGGATTATAAGGAAACCTGGGATTACCAGGAGCAACTGTTTAAGGATACTCTGGATCAAAAGATCAGGAACAGAAGGCAGAATGAAAATATCGCTACCCGAAATTATTTGCTGTTGGTGGAGCATCCTCATGTTTATACATTAGGAAAAAGCGGAGATCATACCAATCTACTTTTGACTGAAGAGCAATTGGAGAAAAAGAATGCCAGTTTTTACAAGATCAATAGAGGAGGGGATATAACCTATCATGGGCCGGGACAGATAGTTGGCTACCCCATTCTTGACCTCGATAATTTCTTCACTGATATTCATAAATACCTGAGATTACTTGAAGAGATGGTAATCCTCACACTGGCTGAATATGGAATAAAATCTGAAAGAAGCCCTGGAGAAACCGGCGTCTGGCTGGATGTGGGAACTCCATTTGCGAGAAAGATATGTGCTATGGGTGTTAGGGCTAGCAGATGGGTAACCATGCATGGTTTTGCCCTGAACGTGAACGCAGATCTTGGCTATTTTGATCATATTATTCCGTGCGGAATTAAAGATAAAGCCGTTACATCCTTAAATGTAGAGTTAGGTCAGAAAGAAGTTGCTATGGCTGAAGTTCAGCAAAAACTGATGAAACATTTCAGTCAGTTATTCGAAGCTGAGTTGGTTTAA
- a CDS encoding YqaE/Pmp3 family membrane protein yields MSIWRVILSVLFPPLAVYDRGCGSILIVLILTLLGWVPGVIAALIILNNPKS; encoded by the coding sequence ATGAGTATTTGGAGAGTAATTCTATCAGTATTATTTCCCCCGCTGGCAGTTTATGATCGCGGTTGTGGTTCAATTTTAATCGTACTAATACTTACGCTGCTGGGATGGGTTCCCGGAGTAATTGCAGCGCTCATTATATTAAATAATCCCAAGTCTTAA